A region from the Bacteroidota bacterium genome encodes:
- a CDS encoding VanZ family protein, which produces MTIHQRTWPVLMFFWAAVIMVVSVIPGADLPSLSIWEPDKVMHVFVYAVMTFLTFQWFKSFSSLDSLNKKAFISVTVCILYGFIIELIQLILPTRSFDLLDELANSIGCLLSLTGILVFSSKRK; this is translated from the coding sequence ATGACCATTCACCAAAGAACATGGCCTGTTCTGATGTTTTTCTGGGCGGCCGTGATCATGGTTGTAAGTGTAATTCCTGGGGCAGATCTCCCATCCTTGTCGATCTGGGAGCCTGATAAGGTAATGCATGTTTTTGTTTATGCAGTAATGACTTTTCTTACATTTCAATGGTTTAAAAGCTTCTCTAGCCTCGATTCCTTAAATAAAAAGGCATTTATTTCCGTTACAGTATGCATTTTGTATGGTTTTATCATCGAATTGATACAACTGATCTTACCAACTAGAAGTTTCGACTTATTGGACGAACTAGCGAACAGCATAGGTTGTTTATTAAGTTTAACAGGTATTTTAGTATTTTCGTCAAAACGCAAATAA